From the Desulfosarcina sp. BuS5 genome, one window contains:
- the fliE gene encoding flagellar hook-basal body complex protein FliE, translated as MNEFAVKNNVELSVPSHLDKIISSESVKDKGSFGKILTESIGEVNRLQKEADKAAHNLVTGKETDIHGTMIALEKADVSFRLMMKVRNKIVAAYEEIKRMQV; from the coding sequence ATGAATGAATTTGCTGTAAAAAATAATGTTGAATTATCTGTTCCTTCGCATTTAGATAAAATAATTTCTTCCGAATCTGTAAAGGATAAAGGCTCGTTTGGAAAAATACTGACAGAGTCGATCGGGGAAGTAAACCGGCTGCAAAAAGAAGCTGATAAGGCAGCTCATAATCTTGTTACCGGTAAAGAAACCGATATCCACGGCACTATGATTGCTCTTGAAAAAGCGGATGTCTCTTTTCGGTTAATGATGAAGGTTCGCAACAAGATAGTCGCGGCCTATGAAGAAATAAAACGGATGCAGGTTTAA
- a CDS encoding flagellar hook-length control protein FliK, whose translation MQTDILIFQDINNGFPEVVENGKSIKSLEKTGNLAEEKGAFLSAFAGLLNEQINTVSEGRTSLKQHDGNFKSLDEEDIQDEENDSEINKKKTCEGCFIFSVSGFSNLETPVTDKSGIIDFSENKTEFADKIESVKFFESVDINGSKTGVLIAQPDVEDTDLAIKNNGVQADRIKLDKIGTDASEKANIKTINNPLEFLHLKNGYEISPGEEVLSETSRQSQAEAGIDVAKKDIADQDQSIKKHDQISLQKKETPFTGLDERFDDKSGSREGFNKKAFLGKLESKAAPAQNGFNKAPLQAQEGAGVNYASDVVPKIAEPVFTQMQDLKNKDSNISKIQVVGENKEIGHIFLKSHFPEQPAGAVKGDEPAQKPAATEVLSQVIDKAVLTLRKGQNEMRISLKPDSLGHLNLKIVTDNHHVMVKIMADTPYVKELIENNLHHLKGELSNHGFEIDRFDVLVAEDSYRNGGREGNNEFFEMKNRKYADRDLDDKVVDEPEAPAAIMKKERGTSLVGVFA comes from the coding sequence ATGCAAACTGATATCTTGATTTTTCAGGATATTAACAACGGTTTCCCGGAAGTTGTTGAGAATGGGAAAAGTATAAAATCCCTTGAAAAAACAGGTAATCTGGCAGAGGAAAAGGGGGCTTTTTTGTCCGCGTTTGCAGGTTTGCTAAACGAGCAAATCAATACTGTGTCGGAAGGTCGGACTTCTTTAAAACAGCATGATGGAAATTTTAAATCCCTGGATGAAGAAGATATCCAAGATGAAGAGAACGATTCCGAAATTAATAAAAAAAAGACCTGTGAAGGATGCTTTATTTTTTCCGTTTCCGGTTTTAGTAATTTGGAAACACCGGTAACTGATAAGTCTGGAATAATAGATTTTTCTGAAAATAAAACGGAGTTTGCCGATAAAATCGAGTCAGTTAAATTTTTTGAATCGGTGGATATAAATGGCTCAAAAACCGGAGTGTTGATTGCGCAGCCCGATGTTGAAGATACTGATCTTGCAATAAAAAATAATGGGGTTCAAGCTGATAGAATTAAGCTTGATAAAATCGGGACAGATGCAAGTGAAAAAGCAAATATTAAAACTATTAACAATCCCCTCGAATTCTTACACTTGAAGAATGGATATGAGATAAGCCCCGGGGAAGAAGTTTTGTCTGAAACCTCCAGGCAGTCTCAAGCTGAAGCAGGAATTGATGTTGCTAAAAAAGATATAGCGGATCAGGATCAGAGTATCAAAAAACATGATCAAATTTCTCTTCAAAAAAAAGAGACTCCATTTACGGGATTAGATGAAAGATTTGATGATAAGTCCGGCAGTCGGGAGGGTTTTAATAAAAAGGCGTTTTTGGGTAAACTTGAATCAAAAGCAGCTCCGGCTCAGAACGGATTCAATAAAGCGCCGTTGCAGGCACAGGAGGGCGCTGGTGTGAATTATGCGTCCGATGTAGTCCCTAAAATTGCTGAACCGGTTTTTACGCAAATGCAGGATCTCAAGAATAAAGATTCAAATATCAGCAAGATTCAAGTCGTAGGTGAAAATAAAGAAATCGGTCATATCTTCTTGAAAAGTCATTTTCCGGAACAACCCGCCGGCGCGGTAAAAGGTGATGAACCTGCCCAAAAACCTGCGGCCACGGAAGTTTTGTCACAGGTAATCGACAAGGCGGTATTAACCTTGCGAAAAGGTCAAAATGAGATGAGGATCAGTCTTAAGCCGGATTCTCTTGGCCATTTAAACTTGAAAATAGTAACCGATAATCACCATGTTATGGTTAAAATCATGGCGGATACTCCCTATGTAAAAGAGCTCATCGAGAATAATCTCCATCATCTTAAAGGAGAACTTAGCAATCATGGTTTTGAAATAGATAGATTTGATGTGCTTGTGGCGGAAGATTCGTACCGGAACGGCGGCAGAGAAGGTAATAATGAATTTTTTGAAATGAAAAACAGAAAATATGCCGACAGGGATTTAGATGATAAAGTTGTGGATGAACCGGAAGCGCCTGCTGCAATTATGAAAAAAGAGCGCGGGACCAGTCTTGTCGGTGTTTTTGCATGA
- the fliI gene encoding flagellar protein export ATPase FliI, whose protein sequence is MNPAIDFNKYYTMLDALRSISATGKVVEVTGLVTEARGPASMIGSICEIYTKENEKKIRAEVLGFRGNRILLMPLDDVRGVGPGSRVVAKEQKSLIAVGNDLLGRVIDGLGNPLDNKGMIRTDDKYPVYAEPLNPLDRSRIKKPLDIGIRAVNGLLTIGCGQRLGIFAGSGVGKSVLLGMIARNTSADINVIALIGERGREVNEFIDKELGEEGLKKSVVVVATSDRFPLIRIRGAFIATAIAEYFRDQGQHVNLMMDSVTRFAMAQREIGLALGEPPTTKGYTPSVFTMLPKLLERAGTSPGRGTITGLYTVLVEGDDMNDPIADSVRSILDGHIVLSRDLAMHNHYPPVDILKSISRVMIDITDSEHQKCSDKLKSVLSTYKKAEDLINIGAYVSGSNQDIDYAIDMIEKINAFLVQGIGERFDYEDSIRELKNLLLFDGSQ, encoded by the coding sequence ATGAATCCTGCTATCGATTTTAATAAATACTATACCATGCTTGACGCCTTACGTTCTATAAGTGCAACCGGCAAGGTTGTAGAAGTAACCGGTCTTGTTACCGAAGCCCGCGGTCCGGCATCCATGATCGGGAGTATTTGTGAAATTTATACAAAAGAAAATGAGAAAAAAATAAGAGCGGAAGTCCTGGGCTTTAGAGGGAACAGGATCCTGCTTATGCCCCTGGACGATGTCAGGGGTGTCGGCCCTGGAAGCAGGGTTGTGGCTAAGGAACAGAAGTCTTTGATAGCCGTCGGGAATGACTTGTTGGGCAGAGTAATTGACGGCCTTGGAAACCCCCTGGATAATAAAGGGATGATAAGGACTGACGATAAATATCCAGTATATGCAGAACCTTTGAATCCCCTTGACAGAAGTCGAATAAAAAAACCCCTGGATATAGGTATAAGGGCCGTTAATGGACTTTTAACAATAGGATGCGGACAGAGACTCGGTATATTTGCAGGCTCGGGGGTTGGTAAAAGTGTTCTGCTGGGTATGATCGCCCGCAATACCAGTGCAGATATAAATGTGATCGCCCTTATAGGAGAAAGAGGTAGAGAAGTAAACGAATTCATAGATAAGGAATTGGGAGAAGAGGGTCTAAAAAAATCAGTTGTGGTTGTTGCAACGTCAGATCGCTTCCCCTTAATCAGAATAAGAGGAGCTTTTATTGCCACTGCCATAGCTGAATATTTCCGTGATCAAGGCCAACATGTAAATCTGATGATGGATTCCGTAACAAGATTCGCCATGGCGCAACGAGAGATAGGCCTTGCTCTTGGTGAACCTCCCACGACTAAAGGATATACCCCGTCTGTCTTTACAATGCTGCCGAAACTACTGGAACGAGCCGGAACATCTCCAGGCCGGGGTACTATAACGGGGCTTTATACGGTCCTTGTGGAGGGTGACGACATGAACGACCCCATAGCCGATTCGGTCCGATCCATACTAGACGGGCATATTGTTTTATCAAGAGATCTTGCGATGCATAATCATTATCCTCCGGTTGATATCTTAAAGAGTATAAGCCGTGTAATGATTGATATAACGGATTCTGAACATCAGAAATGTTCAGACAAGTTAAAGTCGGTTTTGTCAACATATAAAAAAGCTGAAGATTTAATCAATATCGGCGCATATGTTTCCGGCAGCAATCAGGATATTGATTATGCCATTGATATGATAGAAAAAATTAATGCCTTCCTGGTCCAGGGAATTGGAGAGAGGTTCGATTATGAAGATAGCATCAGGGAACTGAAGAATCTTCTATTGTTTGACGGTTCACAGTAA
- the flgB gene encoding flagellar basal body rod protein FlgB has product MNICESMEVRKTMEMNGNGLFDGMLSVLGKALDLRSIKHNTIVSNITNGDTPGYKAFDLVFENEIKKITGAKAEVSIRKTQPGHLPAGRGAFENIEYRTEKAPRNNFRADGNTVDIDKEMSKLSENSLMYNATAQILSWKFQLLKNVITGG; this is encoded by the coding sequence GTGAACATTTGTGAATCAATGGAGGTACGGAAAACTATGGAGATGAATGGTAATGGATTATTTGACGGGATGTTATCAGTTCTTGGTAAAGCCCTGGATTTGAGATCAATCAAACATAATACGATAGTCTCCAATATAACCAATGGGGATACTCCGGGATATAAGGCTTTTGATCTTGTTTTTGAAAATGAGATTAAAAAAATAACAGGCGCAAAGGCTGAAGTCAGTATACGCAAGACACAGCCCGGGCATCTTCCCGCTGGAAGGGGGGCTTTTGAGAATATAGAATATAGAACCGAAAAGGCACCACGAAACAATTTCAGGGCCGACGGCAACACTGTCGATATAGATAAAGAGATGTCAAAGCTGTCTGAGAATAGTCTGATGTACAATGCTACGGCCCAAATTTTGTCCTGGAAGTTTCAATTATTGAAAAACGTAATTACAGGAGGTTGA
- a CDS encoding FliH/SctL family protein — MNSLDNLLKTGNSNEKELLKEHSFPDIMLEQTAAVIDSGVNDDGFRRIVFAEGKNFLSGSPLNQSFTEVSDDSKKNEIINIKKEAYSEGLEKGKKIGKESEKKIVLSIVDELREAVVELEEFKKGICENAEKSAVKLAFLIAGKILCTEIEKNNNSVIKIIKEALKKIMDDENVRIKINPSDLSYIQSAGSSQLDDILAKSSVSFEADSKISRGGCLVETDSGEIDARIEKQLLVIEETFSEELFK, encoded by the coding sequence ATGAATTCATTGGATAATTTGCTGAAAACCGGAAATTCGAATGAAAAAGAGTTGTTAAAGGAGCATTCTTTTCCTGATATTATGCTTGAGCAAACTGCGGCAGTCATAGATTCCGGAGTTAATGATGATGGATTCAGGCGTATCGTTTTTGCTGAAGGGAAGAATTTTTTATCAGGATCTCCGTTGAATCAATCCTTTACTGAAGTATCTGATGATTCAAAAAAAAATGAGATCATCAATATTAAAAAAGAGGCATATTCTGAAGGTTTGGAAAAAGGAAAAAAAATCGGAAAAGAATCAGAAAAAAAGATTGTGTTATCAATTGTTGATGAATTACGGGAAGCTGTTGTTGAATTAGAAGAATTTAAGAAAGGTATCTGCGAAAACGCTGAAAAATCAGCCGTAAAACTTGCATTCTTAATAGCAGGAAAAATTTTGTGCACTGAGATTGAGAAAAATAATAATTCTGTCATTAAAATTATTAAAGAGGCTTTGAAAAAGATCATGGATGATGAAAATGTCAGAATAAAAATCAATCCTTCTGACCTATCTTATATTCAGAGCGCCGGATCTTCACAACTTGATGATATACTTGCAAAAAGTAGCGTTAGTTTTGAAGCTGATTCTAAAATTTCCAGGGGCGGGTGTCTTGTGGAGACCGATTCGGGTGAGATCGATGCCAGAATAGAGAAACAGTTGCTGGTTATCGAAGAGACATTTTCAGAGGAGCTTTTCAAATAA
- the fliF gene encoding flagellar basal-body MS-ring/collar protein FliF has translation MSASPDFFNQLKSILANLSPVKRVIFLTVVAAVITGFIFIISWTTNPEFGILYKNLSPEDAGVILSKLKENKVDYKISSNGTSISIPNDLIYEKRMELASQGLPQGGSVGFEIFDNTSLGVTEFVQNVNYQRALQGELSRTISKFDEVESARVHIVMPSRSLFIDRDELATASVVLSMRRSRMLSRDQVHGIVYLVSSSVSGLAPENVTVIDSNGNMLSGDRGESVTGKISHDQLEFKEGLEKSLEKRVKTMLDTGLGNNKSVVRISCSLNFKKQEKTEEKYYPENKVVRSEQLLSAISSGTDDVQSGIPGVSSNIAPVKNDASVSKANKNFEKKDQTVNYEIGKIINHIIEPVGAITRLSIAVMVDGKYEYKIGKQEKSAGNVKEDKAGKENKDNGEWIYIPRTKEEMEKLEGIVKRAVNFDAKRGDEIEIVNIPFETSRLTLSGSDVEPEGWLSILKQNKILLKYVFSVFTLLLAFIFIVRPLIRWLTSPGGDVELLRELPMTVGELEKGFKQQNKRLPFSEKALEMINTDTENSAKLMRNWLQEE, from the coding sequence ATGTCTGCTTCTCCCGATTTTTTTAATCAGTTGAAAAGCATATTGGCAAATCTTTCTCCAGTCAAAAGAGTTATATTTTTGACGGTTGTGGCTGCTGTTATTACCGGATTTATTTTTATAATAAGCTGGACAACAAATCCTGAGTTCGGAATTCTTTATAAGAATCTGTCTCCGGAAGATGCCGGGGTAATTCTTTCAAAATTAAAAGAAAACAAGGTGGATTACAAGATTTCTTCTAATGGCACATCAATTTCAATACCAAATGACCTGATTTATGAAAAAAGGATGGAGCTGGCTTCCCAGGGGCTGCCCCAAGGCGGAAGCGTCGGATTTGAAATTTTTGACAATACTAGTCTTGGTGTTACCGAATTTGTGCAGAATGTAAATTACCAGAGAGCGCTCCAGGGAGAGTTGTCAAGAACCATCAGTAAATTTGATGAAGTAGAAAGCGCCAGGGTTCATATTGTTATGCCGTCAAGGTCTCTCTTTATCGACCGGGATGAACTTGCGACAGCTTCAGTAGTTTTAAGTATGCGTCGCAGCAGAATGTTGAGCCGGGATCAGGTTCATGGGATTGTTTATCTTGTATCATCAAGTGTTTCCGGTTTGGCCCCTGAAAATGTTACTGTGATAGATAGTAATGGAAATATGCTTTCAGGCGATAGAGGTGAATCGGTCACAGGTAAAATAAGCCATGATCAACTGGAATTTAAAGAGGGTCTTGAAAAGAGTCTTGAAAAGCGGGTCAAGACGATGCTTGACACAGGGCTTGGAAACAACAAATCAGTTGTCAGAATTTCATGTTCGCTTAATTTTAAAAAACAAGAGAAGACTGAAGAAAAATATTATCCGGAAAACAAGGTTGTTAGAAGTGAACAGCTTTTAAGTGCAATATCGAGTGGAACGGATGATGTACAATCCGGAATTCCCGGCGTTTCATCAAATATAGCTCCTGTTAAGAATGATGCTTCTGTATCCAAGGCAAACAAAAATTTTGAAAAAAAGGATCAAACGGTAAATTATGAGATTGGAAAAATAATAAACCATATTATAGAACCGGTGGGCGCTATTACCAGGCTGTCAATTGCCGTGATGGTAGACGGAAAATATGAATATAAAATAGGCAAGCAAGAAAAAAGCGCTGGTAATGTTAAGGAAGACAAGGCCGGCAAGGAAAATAAGGATAATGGCGAGTGGATATACATACCAAGAACCAAAGAAGAGATGGAAAAACTGGAAGGTATCGTTAAAAGAGCAGTAAACTTTGATGCAAAAAGAGGGGATGAAATAGAGATAGTTAATATTCCTTTTGAAACTTCACGATTGACCCTGTCTGGTTCAGATGTGGAACCTGAAGGCTGGTTATCGATATTAAAACAGAATAAAATCTTGCTGAAGTATGTTTTTTCCGTATTTACATTGCTGTTGGCGTTTATTTTTATTGTGCGGCCATTGATCAGGTGGCTGACTTCTCCTGGAGGTGATGTTGAATTGTTAAGGGAGCTTCCTATGACGGTCGGCGAACTTGAAAAAGGTTTCAAACAGCAGAACAAGAGGCTGCCGTTCAGTGAAAAGGCATTGGAGATGATAAACACTGATACTGAAAATTCAGCCAAACTGATGCGGAACTGGTTGCAAGAGGAATAA
- the flgC gene encoding flagellar basal body rod protein FlgC — translation MNIFNALRISSSGLTAQRLRMNLIACNLANVNTTRTPRGGPYKRQEAVFAACSEPRSFKNMLDTEITGCGSGVEVVDVINDPRPSQTRYDPGHPDADEKGYVKLPNVNLIEEMVNMISATRSYEANVTAVNASKKMALKALEIGR, via the coding sequence ATGAATATTTTTAACGCTTTGCGCATAAGCTCTTCAGGACTGACTGCGCAAAGATTACGTATGAATTTGATTGCATGCAATTTAGCCAATGTCAATACTACCAGAACACCCCGGGGCGGACCATATAAAAGGCAGGAAGCTGTTTTTGCCGCTTGTTCGGAACCACGGTCTTTCAAGAATATGCTTGATACGGAAATCACAGGCTGCGGATCAGGCGTTGAGGTCGTTGATGTTATCAATGACCCTCGACCTTCGCAAACCAGATACGATCCTGGGCATCCTGATGCTGATGAAAAGGGATATGTTAAACTGCCTAATGTCAATTTAATCGAAGAGATGGTTAATATGATTTCCGCCACCAGAAGTTATGAGGCAAATGTAACGGCTGTTAATGCCAGCAAAAAAATGGCCTTAAAGGCTTTGGAAATAGGACGTTAA
- the fliJ gene encoding flagellar export protein FliJ, translated as MYHFTLEALLSHRKSIEESFHKELADSQRLLKEEMNKKMNFEQEREKVMTELERKTSRGITAGDNFIYHNFIQRLAADIDKQDKRLLGVEREVESKRIVLLEAVKNRKALEKLKEKGLEAYARKLGKKEQRFINEVAVNNFFRSVTDQKKTIISERKLNHAN; from the coding sequence ATGTATCACTTTACTCTTGAAGCACTTTTGAGCCATAGAAAATCTATAGAAGAATCCTTTCATAAGGAGTTGGCGGATTCGCAAAGGTTGCTGAAGGAAGAGATGAATAAAAAGATGAATTTTGAACAAGAGCGGGAGAAAGTTATGACCGAACTGGAGCGAAAGACAAGCAGGGGGATTACTGCCGGCGATAATTTTATATACCATAATTTTATTCAACGCCTTGCGGCCGATATTGACAAACAGGACAAGAGACTCCTTGGAGTGGAAAGGGAGGTTGAGAGCAAACGTATAGTTCTCCTGGAGGCTGTAAAGAATAGGAAAGCATTGGAAAAATTAAAAGAAAAGGGACTGGAAGCATATGCCCGTAAATTAGGCAAAAAAGAACAGCGTTTTATCAATGAGGTGGCTGTTAATAATTTTTTCAGGAGCGTTACTGACCAAAAAAAAACAATAATTTCGGAAAGGAAACTTAATCATGCAAACTGA
- a CDS encoding flagellar hook protein FlgE, with protein sequence MIGSLYAGISGLKVNTKAMSVIGDNIANVNTTGFKTSKVSFANIFSASLGSTENQIGRGVTLAGVNPVWDSGSLENTTSVTDLAVNGKGLFIVNNDDGSQLYTRAGKFDFDKDGNLTTQDGLTVQGYAIDANGDFAPELSDIALPSANSIPLATDEFLMGINLDSTAEVGDEYTNSLTVYDSLGNAIPLTLTFKNTATGKWTATPSIPASAGSVTSAAIQVTFDGNGNLTAPATDSVIQLTLTNGATSTQDITWDLYENGSTNGSLTGYSGASAASSQTQDGYASGSLQGVSVDEDGVFTGLYSNGTMTPFAQIALADFASYSGLAKMGSNLYSTSVNSGQATIGMPGSGSLGSVSPSSLEMSNVDLSDEFVQMITTQRAFQANSKVITTSDEILAELINIKR encoded by the coding sequence ATGATTGGTTCTTTATATGCAGGCATATCCGGCCTGAAAGTAAACACAAAAGCCATGTCGGTTATTGGCGATAATATTGCAAATGTTAATACAACCGGATTCAAAACTTCCAAGGTATCTTTTGCCAATATTTTCAGCGCTTCTCTTGGTTCTACGGAGAATCAGATAGGCAGGGGCGTTACCCTGGCAGGAGTAAATCCTGTGTGGGATTCAGGTTCACTGGAAAATACAACCAGTGTTACCGATCTGGCTGTAAACGGGAAGGGGCTTTTTATTGTAAATAATGACGACGGTTCGCAACTTTATACCAGAGCAGGCAAGTTTGATTTTGATAAAGATGGTAATCTTACCACACAGGATGGGCTTACGGTTCAAGGATACGCTATTGATGCTAATGGAGATTTTGCTCCAGAACTGAGTGATATAGCCCTTCCGTCAGCGAATAGTATCCCTTTGGCTACTGATGAATTTTTAATGGGCATAAATCTTGATTCAACCGCTGAAGTCGGTGATGAATATACTAATTCATTAACAGTTTATGATTCTTTGGGAAATGCTATTCCACTAACCCTGACATTTAAGAACACTGCAACGGGGAAATGGACGGCTACTCCTTCAATTCCTGCTTCTGCAGGCAGTGTCACTTCAGCCGCCATACAGGTAACCTTTGATGGGAATGGTAATTTAACGGCTCCAGCAACTGATTCTGTAATACAATTAACATTAACCAATGGCGCAACCTCGACCCAGGATATTACCTGGGATCTTTATGAAAATGGATCCACCAACGGTAGTCTCACCGGGTATTCAGGAGCATCCGCCGCCAGTTCCCAGACCCAGGACGGATATGCCTCAGGTAGTTTGCAAGGAGTTTCGGTTGATGAAGACGGAGTTTTTACAGGTCTTTACTCAAATGGAACAATGACCCCTTTTGCTCAAATAGCTTTAGCTGATTTTGCCAGCTATTCCGGCTTGGCAAAGATGGGTAGCAATCTTTATTCCACATCTGTCAATTCCGGTCAGGCCACGATAGGGATGCCGGGAAGCGGCAGTCTTGGCAGCGTAAGCCCCAGTTCACTCGAAATGTCGAATGTAGATCTCTCTGACGAGTTTGTACAGATGATAACGACCCAGAGAGCCTTTCAGGCGAATTCCAAGGTAATTACAACCAGCGATGAAATTCTTGCAGAGCTTATCAATATTAAACGATAG
- the fliG gene encoding flagellar motor switch protein FliG has product MNTNNLSGSVKVAVLVKSFGKDACSKLINTLSDAEKEKINTLVNEMGDIQPELAEKVAQEFTRMKEEENAGKNEKQHRKNEEYGKENEAIRASENNLNAIKSMNPDQLVRMVKDEHPQTIAIIIAHIDQNKASEVIMNLPDEIKSDVAYRIAKLKKIVPGMLAEINAVFEDSLKGGKSDAMKEADGIGLLAGLLNQIDGTIGGMILEELEETDHEMVEQIKQMMFVFDDLVLVDDKGMQGVLRSVETQDLALALKAASEDVKEKVFKNMSDRAREILKEEIDSLGAVRMKDVSDAQQNITNIIQDKESKGEVVIAGRGGDEFIG; this is encoded by the coding sequence ATGAATACTAACAACTTGTCAGGTTCGGTAAAGGTGGCTGTTCTTGTTAAATCATTCGGCAAAGATGCCTGCAGTAAACTGATAAACACTTTGAGTGACGCGGAAAAAGAAAAAATAAATACTCTTGTGAATGAAATGGGCGACATACAACCGGAACTTGCTGAAAAGGTCGCTCAAGAGTTTACCAGAATGAAGGAAGAAGAAAATGCAGGCAAAAACGAAAAACAACACAGAAAAAATGAAGAATATGGAAAGGAAAATGAGGCTATACGCGCTTCCGAAAATAACCTTAACGCCATAAAATCAATGAACCCCGATCAGTTGGTGCGTATGGTCAAGGATGAACATCCACAGACTATTGCCATTATTATAGCTCATATAGACCAGAATAAGGCCAGCGAGGTAATAATGAATCTTCCGGATGAAATTAAATCGGATGTGGCGTACAGAATTGCGAAGCTTAAAAAGATAGTGCCCGGAATGCTTGCGGAGATAAATGCGGTCTTTGAAGATTCTTTGAAAGGCGGCAAGAGTGATGCCATGAAGGAAGCAGATGGCATAGGGCTGCTGGCAGGGTTATTAAACCAGATAGACGGTACTATCGGAGGAATGATTTTAGAGGAATTGGAAGAGACGGATCATGAGATGGTGGAACAGATTAAACAGATGATGTTTGTTTTCGACGATCTGGTTCTGGTCGATGACAAAGGTATGCAGGGTGTCTTGAGAAGTGTTGAAACCCAGGACCTCGCATTGGCATTAAAAGCGGCTTCAGAAGATGTGAAAGAAAAAGTCTTTAAAAATATGTCGGACAGGGCAAGGGAAATTTTAAAAGAAGAAATAGACTCTTTAGGAGCAGTAAGGATGAAGGATGTATCAGACGCTCAACAAAATATTACAAATATCATTCAGGACAAAGAAAGCAAGGGAGAAGTGGTAATAGCTGGACGCGGGGGGGATGAATTCATTGGATAA
- a CDS encoding flagellar hook assembly protein FlgD, whose translation MTITGLESVGGAVSGLSTPRPNEMGKDAFLELLVTQLQYQDPLNPMDSTAFTAQLAQFSSLEQLNNVNKNLEHARLYQASINNSQAVSFIGKDIRAIGDTISVNNGITDSLFFKLTEQADDAVVNIYDVNDNLVKIIETGALDPGEQTMEWDGTDNQGNAVTDGEYRFEIMAYDGSGERVDAATYTAGRVKGVTFKDNKAELLVGNRPIALGDIIEVKD comes from the coding sequence ATGACAATTACGGGATTAGAGAGTGTCGGCGGCGCTGTGAGCGGTTTGTCGACTCCCAGGCCAAATGAAATGGGTAAGGATGCGTTTCTGGAACTGCTTGTAACTCAACTGCAGTATCAGGATCCCTTGAATCCAATGGACAGCACCGCTTTTACAGCTCAACTGGCTCAATTCAGCTCGCTGGAGCAACTTAACAATGTTAATAAAAATTTAGAACATGCCCGGCTTTATCAGGCATCAATCAATAATTCGCAGGCGGTCTCCTTTATTGGTAAGGATATAAGGGCGATAGGAGATACTATTAGCGTAAACAACGGAATCACGGATAGTTTATTTTTTAAACTAACTGAGCAAGCGGACGATGCCGTTGTCAATATATACGATGTAAATGATAATCTTGTTAAAATTATTGAAACAGGCGCGCTTGATCCAGGTGAGCAGACTATGGAATGGGACGGAACCGATAATCAAGGAAATGCAGTTACTGACGGTGAATATCGGTTTGAGATTATGGCCTATGATGGAAGCGGGGAACGTGTCGATGCAGCAACCTATACTGCGGGCAGAGTAAAAGGAGTCACATTCAAGGACAACAAGGCGGAATTGCTCGTTGGGAACAGGCCAATAGCCTTGGGTGATATAATAGAGGTTAAGGATTAG